In one Epinephelus lanceolatus isolate andai-2023 chromosome 19, ASM4190304v1, whole genome shotgun sequence genomic region, the following are encoded:
- the kiaa1958 gene encoding uncharacterized protein kiaa1958, translated as MSDPVQTTSDSLSKLVRWAHSHGTICSLIPSLQHFTCASNGNLLTSEPGPNASSVPIAVWGCGAGHAYHWPLSDHSNGCGGSANTSQSQERFVGGRAYNKVTVRSSCDLSCSEAASEMEDFSSQLFDIAGCDSSATDDDADYEPPPSRKRGGTSLGAVFEKKIKQEATSAEDNVTAAKVASTALAVTEAVYASQAFQAPKPLSPDKLLPPCPQLQNGHNPGCEAAVDPKMEQLGGSCVTGTTEHAESCSSVSETTENTAGGQDELEKLQALLSAERSRNQQMTEIISSLRQDKELLQQELTKKAELICDFLQDKMRPVLDKRRPCWSNQNEPGSSRMPSSDDVAAVDSPTMFDSFEDMELHPLNHHTLKSKRIRDGENPRVRMKNVAGVIARYMAALQEFRRSVSMKVAFDRVSVDRNTIARTASIAELSLAAPEVFHALTPWDEKEETLAHYAHRCRQAMDDNIKAKIKTMKTKGELLPIVSK; from the exons ATGTCCGACCCGGTTCAGACCACCTCTGACAGTCTGAGTAAACTTGTGCGCTGGGCTCACAGCCACGGCACCATCTGCAGCCTCATCCCCAGCCTGCAGCACTTCACCTGTGCTTCTAATGGTAATTTGCTGACATCAGAACCTGGTCCCAATGCCAGCAGCGTTCCTATCGCCGTGTGGGGTTGTGGAGCTGGACATGCCTACCATTGGCCCCTCAGTGACCATAGCAACGGCTGCGGAGGCTCAGCCAATACCAGCCAGAGCCAGGAGAGGTTTGTTGGAGGGCGTGCGTACAATAAG GTGACAGTGAGGTCATCGTGTGACCTCTCCTGTAGCGAAGCAGCATCAGAGATGGAGGACTTCAGCAGCCAGCTCTTTGACATTGCTGGATGCGATTCGTCGGCCACAGACGATGATGCAGACTACGAGCCCCCCCCATCCAGAAAAAGAGGCGGCACATCATTAGGAGCAGTTTTCGAGAAGAAGATCAAGCAGGAAGCAACCTCTGCAGAGGATAATGTCACTGCTGCTAAGGTGGCTAGCACGGCACTGGCAGTGACCGAGGCTGTCTATGCTTCACAggcttttcaggcaccaaagCCACTGTCTCCAGACAAGCTCCTCCCACCCTGCCCTCAGCTCCAGAATGGACACAATCCGGGGTGTGAGGCAGCAGTGGACCCAAAGATGGAGCAGCTCGGAGGCAGCTGCGTGACAGGGACCACGGAGCATGCAGAGAGTTGCAGCTCCGTCTCAGAGACTACAGAGAATACTGCAG GGGGTCAGGATGAGCTGGAGAAGCTGCAGGCGTTACTGAGTGCAGAGCGCAGCCGTAACCAGCAGATGACGGAGATCATCTCCAGTCTGAGGCAGGACaaagagctgctgcagcaagagCTTACGAAGAAAGCCGAACTCATCTGTGACTTCCTGCAGGACAAAATGCGGCCAG TTCTAGATAAGAGGAGGCCCTGCTGGTCTAATCAAAACGAACCAGGAAGTTCACGCATGCCGTCTTCTGACGATGTGGCAGCAGTCGATTCACCGACAATGTTtgactcatttgaggacatggAGCTTCACCCTCTGAACCACCACACGCTGAAGAGCAAGAGGATTCGGGACGGAGAAAACCCCCGAGTCAGGA TGAAAAACGTGGCGGGTGTGATAGCACGCTACATGGCAGCCCTCCAGGAGTTTCGCCGCAGTGTTTCCATGAAGGTGGCCTTTGACCGTGTCAGTGTGGACCGCAACACGATCGCCCGTACGGCGTCCATAGCTGAGCTCAGCCTGGCTGCTCCAGAGGTCTTTCATGCTCTGACACCGTGGGATGAGAAAGAGGAGACGCTGGCGCATTACGCCCACCGCTGCCGACAGGCCATGGATGATAACATCAAGGCCAAGatcaaaaccatgaaaacaaaAGGTGAACTGCTGCCCATTGTGTCAAAATGA